A genomic region of Micromonospora sp. NBC_01796 contains the following coding sequences:
- a CDS encoding ABC transporter substrate-binding protein: protein MRLTRSRLAAACLLTASLLTACGAPESAAPESAGGTVPARPASPVVLNVLDVAGNLQLTQSMIDEFVAKNPDVVSKVTYSKSPSPELVGKIRAQQNANRVDIDLVLTGVDGLAAGIEQQLWTPLLPAYANRLPGMANYLPGAAAMQQLAGDSGVTVTYYPSGPLIEYLPAKVPNPPKTAADLLAYAKANPGAVQYARPSNSGPGRTFLMGLPYLLGDSDPKDPVRGWDRTWAYLAELNRHVTLYPSGTSETMKNLANGSAKIIVSTTGWDINPRVLGTVPAEARIGTLDGFHWVADAHYAVVPKGVSTDKQAAVLNLLDWMLTPNQQAKAYDNGYFYPGPAVKDVTLSMAPEASRKAIEQYGRPEYEQLIAAHPVEVPLGAKALVEAFGRWDREIGGAKVGK from the coding sequence ATGCGCCTCACCCGAAGCCGTCTCGCCGCCGCCTGCCTGCTGACCGCGTCCCTGCTCACCGCCTGCGGGGCGCCGGAGTCCGCGGCGCCGGAGTCCGCCGGCGGTACGGTGCCCGCCAGGCCCGCGTCCCCGGTTGTCCTGAACGTGCTGGACGTGGCCGGGAACCTCCAGCTCACCCAGTCGATGATCGACGAGTTCGTGGCGAAGAACCCGGACGTGGTGTCGAAGGTGACGTACTCGAAGTCGCCCTCACCGGAGCTGGTCGGCAAGATCAGGGCCCAGCAGAACGCCAACCGGGTCGACATCGACCTGGTGCTGACCGGCGTGGACGGCCTGGCCGCCGGCATCGAGCAGCAACTGTGGACCCCGCTGCTCCCGGCGTACGCGAACCGGCTGCCCGGGATGGCGAACTACCTGCCCGGTGCGGCGGCGATGCAGCAGCTTGCCGGCGACTCCGGGGTCACCGTCACGTACTACCCGTCCGGGCCGCTGATCGAGTACCTGCCCGCGAAGGTGCCGAACCCGCCGAAGACCGCGGCCGACCTGCTGGCGTACGCGAAGGCGAACCCCGGCGCGGTGCAGTACGCCCGCCCGTCGAACTCGGGACCCGGCCGTACCTTCCTGATGGGGCTGCCGTACCTGCTGGGCGACAGCGACCCGAAGGACCCGGTCCGGGGATGGGACAGGACCTGGGCCTACCTCGCCGAACTGAACCGGCACGTGACCCTCTACCCGTCCGGGACCAGCGAGACGATGAAGAACCTGGCCAACGGATCCGCGAAGATCATCGTCAGCACCACCGGCTGGGACATCAACCCGAGGGTGCTCGGCACCGTGCCGGCCGAGGCGAGGATCGGCACCCTGGACGGCTTCCACTGGGTCGCCGACGCCCACTACGCGGTCGTACCCAAGGGGGTGTCGACCGACAAGCAGGCCGCGGTGCTCAACCTGCTCGACTGGATGCTGACCCCGAACCAGCAGGCCAAGGCGTACGACAACGGCTACTTCTACCCCGGCCCGGCGGTGAAGGACGTGACCCTGTCGATGGCGCCGGAGGCCAGCCGAAAGGCGATCGAGCAGTACGGCCGCCCGGAGTACGAGCAGCTCATCGCCGCCCACCCGGTGGAGGTCCCGCTCGGTGCCAAGGCCCTGGTCGAGGCGTTCGGCAGATGGGACCGCGAGATCGGCGGCGCGAAGGTGGGGAAGTGA
- a CDS encoding ArsR/SmtB family transcription factor: protein MTVPLYQRKAEFFRTLGHPVRIRVLELLGDGPMAVRDLLADVDIEASSLSQQLSVLRRAGIVTSRREGSAVIYALAGPDVAELMRAARRFLTEMITNQAELLDSLREPESSSDDDPVTARR from the coding sequence GTGACCGTTCCGCTGTACCAGCGCAAGGCGGAGTTCTTCCGTACGCTCGGACACCCGGTGCGCATCCGGGTGCTGGAACTCCTCGGCGACGGTCCGATGGCCGTACGGGACCTGCTGGCCGATGTGGACATCGAGGCGTCCAGCCTCTCCCAACAACTGTCGGTACTGCGGCGGGCGGGGATCGTGACCTCCCGACGCGAGGGGTCGGCGGTCATCTACGCCCTCGCCGGGCCGGACGTCGCGGAGCTGATGCGGGCGGCCCGCCGCTTCCTCACCGAGATGATCACCAACCAGGCCGAACTGCTGGACTCGTTGCGCGAACCGGAAAGCAGCAGCGACGACGACCCGGTCACGGCACGGCGGTGA